A window of Mycobacteriales bacterium contains these coding sequences:
- a CDS encoding acyl-CoA thioesterase domain-containing protein, whose amino-acid sequence MDSTTQAATDELPQPWGDADLMLDVMSVRRVGERQFVGRDVPDERRPVVEGSQMLGQAIVAAGELAPGRRVVSAYLNFMRVADSRLPMTFDLEEAFSGRSFSSLGVRVSQGERLCALGVLLLDVTAPDLIRHSVAAAPCARPQDCEPVDMGVVGREIRVADGAYTDDPDAPVGDPVIDAWVRYRDLPSAGPAMHAGLLAQFTGHMPIAAALRPHGGIGQSAAHHTISTAINAISLSIHADVRVDQWLRYHHESTFAGDGMTHAECRVYDEDDRLVASFTVDGMVRGFSSPTAAADPQTAL is encoded by the coding sequence ATGGATTCAACGACGCAGGCCGCCACGGACGAGCTGCCGCAGCCGTGGGGGGACGCCGACCTGATGCTCGACGTCATGTCGGTCCGCCGAGTCGGCGAGCGCCAGTTCGTCGGACGCGACGTGCCCGACGAGCGTCGGCCGGTCGTCGAAGGCAGTCAGATGCTCGGCCAGGCGATCGTCGCCGCAGGCGAGCTCGCGCCGGGTCGCCGCGTGGTCTCGGCGTACCTGAACTTCATGCGCGTGGCCGACTCACGGCTGCCCATGACCTTCGACCTGGAAGAGGCGTTCAGCGGCCGCAGCTTCTCCTCACTCGGAGTGCGGGTGAGCCAGGGGGAACGGCTGTGTGCGTTGGGCGTGCTGCTGCTCGACGTCACCGCGCCGGACCTGATCCGCCACAGCGTGGCCGCTGCGCCGTGCGCCCGGCCGCAAGATTGCGAACCGGTCGACATGGGGGTGGTCGGTCGGGAGATCCGGGTGGCCGACGGGGCGTACACCGACGATCCGGACGCCCCCGTCGGCGACCCGGTGATCGACGCGTGGGTCCGTTACCGGGACTTGCCCTCAGCAGGCCCGGCCATGCACGCCGGGCTGCTCGCGCAGTTCACCGGCCACATGCCGATTGCCGCTGCGCTGCGGCCGCACGGTGGGATCGGGCAGTCCGCGGCGCATCACACGATCTCGACGGCGATCAACGCCATCTCGCTGTCGATCCATGCCGACGTCCGAGTCGACCAGTGGCTGCGCTACCACCACGAGTCGACGTTCGCCGGCGACGGGATGACCCACGCTGAATGCCGGGTGTACGACGAGGACGACCGGCTGGTCGCGTCGTTCACCGTCGACGGGATGGTGCGAGGGTTCTCGTCCCCGACTGCGGCCGCCGACCCGCAGACCGCGCTTTAG
- a CDS encoding alpha/beta hydrolase translates to MPDIAGAGVRLYAERAGDGPPLLFISGTGATLDARPRGFDLPFAASHDVVCYDQRGLGRSDRPAPGAAWSMADYADDAARILDWAGWDDAAVVGVSFGGMVAQELLVRHPSRVSRAALVCTSSGGSGGASYPLHELVGLDAADYLAAFLPIMDTRWADPAYDDPLRELLATMLASRPQPDAGNLAQLEARRRHDTFDRLATIAVPVLVSAGRYDGIAPLANSEAIAAQIPGSTLKVYDGGHGFLYQVPQSVKDVADFLEGVVHTGA, encoded by the coding sequence ATGCCTGACATAGCTGGCGCCGGCGTCCGGCTCTACGCCGAGCGAGCGGGCGACGGGCCACCGTTGCTGTTCATCAGCGGTACCGGCGCGACCCTCGACGCCCGGCCTCGCGGCTTCGACCTGCCGTTCGCCGCCAGCCACGACGTGGTCTGCTACGACCAGCGCGGTCTGGGACGCAGCGACCGCCCGGCGCCTGGCGCGGCCTGGTCGATGGCCGACTACGCGGACGACGCCGCCCGGATCCTGGACTGGGCGGGGTGGGACGACGCAGCGGTCGTCGGGGTCTCCTTCGGCGGGATGGTGGCGCAGGAGCTGCTGGTCCGTCATCCGTCGCGGGTCAGCCGTGCGGCACTCGTCTGCACCTCGAGCGGGGGAAGCGGTGGTGCGTCGTACCCGCTGCACGAGCTCGTCGGTCTGGACGCGGCGGACTACCTTGCGGCGTTCCTGCCGATCATGGACACCCGCTGGGCCGATCCGGCGTACGACGACCCGCTTCGGGAGCTGCTCGCGACGATGCTGGCCTCGCGACCGCAGCCGGACGCGGGCAACCTGGCGCAGCTGGAGGCCCGCCGTCGTCATGACACCTTCGACCGGCTGGCCACGATCGCCGTACCGGTGCTGGTGAGCGCCGGCCGGTACGACGGGATCGCGCCGCTCGCCAACAGCGAGGCGATCGCGGCCCAGATTCCCGGCTCGACGCTGAAGGTGTACGACGGCGGCCACGGCTTCCTCTACCAGGTTCCGCAGTCCGTCAAGGACGTCGCGGACTTCCTCGAAGGCGTGGTACACACCGGAGCGTGA
- a CDS encoding long-chain-fatty-acid--CoA ligase yields MDALRLPLDGAHWVDHIGRHAFAIPDEVAIKFNGAAITWAQLDDRIRRVAAGLAARGVSKGDRVAILMTNRPEFVETAIAATAIGAIAVPVNFRLAPGEVAYILGHSGAGVLVTDALLQPLAAAATAATENPPLLVVTGLDDAAPAGVVAYEDLADTDGQLPDVVIDERDVALIMYTSGTTGRPKGAMLTHLNLLMQAITSIRTSRIQGDDVVTLCNVPLFHIAGIGGMPVSLMVGAKTVIMPTGLFDAESTLRIVESEKVTSLFLVPAQWQVLCAAPDATQRCASLRTIAWGAAPASVSLLEEMARVFPHTEIISVFGQTEMSPVTTSLPGADAVRKIGSVGKVIPTIVARVVDDEMNDVKPGEVGEIVYRGPTLMAGYWNDPEATAEAYAGGWFHSGDLVRADEEGFLYVVDRKKDMIISGGENIYCAEVENVLAAHPGIADVAVIGVPHERWGETPVAVVVPADPVAPPTLDDLTEWTRDKLASYKKPTLLALLPELPRNASGKVLKHELRASHARGELAVQ; encoded by the coding sequence ATGGACGCTCTACGGCTGCCACTGGACGGCGCGCACTGGGTTGACCACATCGGTCGGCACGCGTTCGCGATCCCCGACGAGGTCGCGATCAAGTTCAACGGCGCGGCCATCACCTGGGCGCAGCTCGACGACCGCATCCGCCGGGTCGCCGCGGGCCTGGCCGCTCGAGGAGTCAGCAAGGGCGATCGCGTCGCGATCCTCATGACGAACCGGCCGGAGTTCGTCGAGACCGCCATCGCGGCGACGGCAATCGGCGCAATCGCGGTGCCGGTGAACTTCCGGCTGGCGCCCGGCGAGGTCGCCTACATCCTCGGTCACAGCGGAGCCGGCGTGCTGGTGACCGACGCCCTGCTCCAGCCGCTCGCAGCCGCCGCGACAGCGGCGACCGAGAACCCTCCGCTGCTGGTGGTGACGGGCCTCGACGACGCCGCCCCAGCAGGGGTGGTCGCCTACGAGGATCTCGCCGACACCGACGGACAGCTGCCCGACGTGGTCATCGACGAGCGTGATGTCGCGCTGATCATGTACACCTCCGGCACGACCGGCCGGCCCAAGGGCGCGATGCTCACCCACCTCAACCTGTTGATGCAGGCGATCACCTCGATCCGCACGTCACGGATCCAAGGCGACGACGTCGTCACGTTGTGCAACGTTCCGTTGTTCCACATCGCCGGCATCGGCGGCATGCCGGTGTCGCTGATGGTCGGGGCGAAGACCGTGATCATGCCGACCGGCCTGTTCGACGCCGAGTCGACGCTGCGCATCGTCGAGTCGGAGAAGGTCACCTCGCTGTTCCTGGTTCCCGCGCAGTGGCAGGTGCTCTGTGCGGCACCTGACGCGACCCAGCGCTGCGCCTCGCTGCGGACGATCGCCTGGGGAGCCGCCCCCGCATCAGTGAGCCTGCTCGAGGAGATGGCGCGGGTCTTCCCGCACACCGAGATCATCTCCGTGTTCGGGCAGACCGAGATGTCCCCGGTCACGACGTCGCTGCCCGGCGCCGACGCGGTGCGCAAGATCGGTTCGGTCGGCAAGGTCATCCCGACGATCGTCGCGCGGGTCGTCGACGACGAGATGAACGACGTCAAACCGGGTGAGGTCGGCGAGATCGTCTACCGCGGTCCGACCCTGATGGCCGGCTACTGGAACGACCCCGAAGCGACCGCCGAGGCCTACGCCGGTGGCTGGTTCCACTCCGGCGACCTGGTCCGCGCCGACGAGGAGGGATTCCTCTACGTCGTGGATCGCAAGAAGGACATGATCATCTCGGGCGGGGAGAACATCTACTGCGCCGAGGTCGAGAACGTCCTCGCGGCACACCCGGGGATTGCCGACGTGGCCGTCATCGGCGTACCCCACGAGCGATGGGGCGAGACTCCGGTCGCGGTCGTCGTCCCTGCCGATCCGGTCGCCCCGCCGACCCTCGACGACCTGACGGAGTGGACGCGGGACAAGCTCGCGTCCTACAAGAAGCCCACCCTGCTGGCCCTGCTTCCCGAGTTGCCGAGGAACGCGTCCGGCAAGGTGCTCAAGCACGAGCTTCGCGCGAGCCATGCAAGAGGCGAGCTGGCCGTCCAGTGA
- a CDS encoding helix-turn-helix domain-containing protein, with amino-acid sequence MTTTKAGPRWSRLEHDARREQILSTARALFTQRPYGAVSTIEIAEAAGVTRGLLHHYFGNKRALYLEVVKELVDSPVIGVLDALTATPAAGAATPSWEDSVALWMDVVEANQEAWLVAISAGETGSDRAMHDILDESRERTADQVIRVLGLDEKRMPEARALVRGFGGFAEEITREWLQRRRLSKEQARVLLVGALPGMVAELLPGVIEKRGAAK; translated from the coding sequence GTGACCACCACGAAGGCCGGCCCGCGTTGGAGCCGGCTCGAGCACGACGCCCGGCGGGAGCAGATCCTCTCGACTGCACGGGCGCTGTTCACGCAGCGCCCTTACGGCGCGGTCTCCACCATCGAGATCGCTGAGGCGGCTGGCGTCACGCGCGGCCTGCTGCATCACTACTTCGGCAACAAGCGCGCCCTTTATCTGGAAGTGGTGAAGGAGCTCGTCGACTCACCCGTGATCGGTGTGCTCGATGCCCTCACCGCGACCCCGGCAGCGGGCGCGGCGACGCCGAGCTGGGAAGACAGCGTCGCGCTCTGGATGGACGTCGTGGAGGCCAACCAGGAGGCGTGGCTGGTGGCCATCAGCGCCGGCGAGACCGGCAGCGACCGGGCGATGCACGACATCCTCGACGAGTCCCGGGAGCGCACCGCGGACCAGGTCATCCGGGTGCTCGGCCTCGACGAGAAACGGATGCCGGAGGCACGCGCACTGGTTCGCGGATTCGGCGGATTCGCCGAGGAGATCACCCGCGAGTGGCTACAGCGCCGGCGGCTGTCGAAGGAACAGGCGCGAGTGCTGCTCGTCGGAGCGTTGCCCGGCATGGTCGCCGAGCTCCTGCCTGGCGTCATCGAGAAGCGCGGAGCCGCGAAGTGA